A single Pseudomonas brassicacearum DNA region contains:
- a CDS encoding Rho termination factor N-terminal domain-containing protein: MPRGSKDKYTDKQKRKAEHIEESYEKKGVPEGKAEARAWATVNKQSGGGERSGGSGKKKPAEAKQSDRKESARRAAKTREGHPRTSKASHGAQTVDSLMKEARAKNIPGRSKMRKQELVEALRKAG; the protein is encoded by the coding sequence ATGCCTCGTGGAAGCAAAGACAAATACACCGACAAGCAAAAGCGCAAGGCTGAGCACATCGAAGAGAGCTACGAGAAAAAAGGTGTGCCGGAGGGCAAAGCCGAGGCACGAGCCTGGGCCACGGTCAACAAGCAGTCGGGTGGCGGCGAGCGCTCAGGTGGCTCCGGTAAGAAAAAACCGGCCGAGGCCAAGCAATCCGACCGCAAGGAATCCGCCCGACGCGCCGCCAAGACCCGCGAAGGTCACCCGCGCACCAGCAAAGCCTCCCACGGGGCCCAGACCGTGGACAGCCTGATGAAGGAGGCCCGGGCGAAAAACATTCCCGGACGCTCGAAAATGCGCAAGCAAGAGCTGGTCGAGGCGTTGCGCAAGGCGGGGTGA
- the araH gene encoding L-arabinose ABC transporter permease AraH has product MTIQNNALPTARKPLDLRRFLDDWVMLLAAAGIFVLCTLMIDNFLSPLNMRGLGLAISTTGIAACTMLYCLASGHFDLSVGSVIACAGVVAAVVMRDTNSVFLGISAALVMGLIVGLINGIVIAKLRVNALITTLATMQIVRGLAYIFANGKAVGVSQESFFVFGNGQLFGVPVPILITIVCFLFFGWLLNYTTYGRNTMAIGGNQEAALLAGVNVDRTKIIIFAVHGVIGALAGVILASRMTSGQPMIGQGFELTVISACVLGGVSLSGGIGMIRHVIAGVLILAIIENAMNLKNIDTFYQYVIRGSILLLAVVIDRLKQR; this is encoded by the coding sequence ATGACCATTCAAAACAATGCACTGCCAACGGCACGCAAACCCCTGGACCTGCGCCGTTTCCTGGATGACTGGGTCATGCTGCTGGCGGCCGCCGGCATCTTCGTGCTCTGTACCCTGATGATCGACAACTTCCTGTCACCCTTGAACATGCGCGGCCTGGGCCTGGCGATCTCTACCACCGGCATCGCGGCCTGCACGATGTTGTATTGCCTGGCGTCCGGGCACTTCGACTTGTCGGTCGGTTCGGTGATTGCCTGTGCCGGCGTGGTCGCGGCGGTGGTGATGCGCGACACCAACAGCGTGTTCCTCGGCATCAGCGCGGCGCTGGTGATGGGGCTGATCGTTGGCCTGATCAATGGCATCGTCATCGCCAAGCTGCGGGTCAATGCGTTGATCACCACGCTGGCAACGATGCAGATCGTCCGTGGCCTGGCCTACATCTTCGCCAACGGCAAAGCGGTGGGTGTGTCCCAGGAGTCGTTCTTCGTGTTCGGCAACGGTCAATTGTTCGGCGTACCAGTGCCGATCCTGATTACCATCGTCTGCTTCCTGTTTTTCGGCTGGCTGCTGAACTACACCACCTATGGGCGCAACACCATGGCCATTGGTGGCAACCAGGAAGCGGCGTTGTTGGCCGGGGTGAACGTTGATCGCACCAAGATCATCATCTTCGCCGTGCATGGCGTGATCGGTGCCCTGGCTGGGGTGATCCTGGCTTCGCGCATGACCTCGGGCCAACCGATGATCGGCCAAGGCTTCGAGCTGACGGTGATCTCGGCTTGCGTGTTGGGTGGGGTGTCGTTGAGCGGTGGTATCGGCATGATTCGCCACGTCATCGCAGGCGTGCTGATTTTGGCGATCATCGAAAACGCGATGAACCTGAAGAACATCGACACCTTCTACCAATACGTCATCCGTGGCTCGATCCTGCTGCTGGCGGTGGTGATCGACCGGTTGAAACAACGCTGA
- the araG gene encoding L-arabinose ABC transporter ATP-binding protein AraG, whose protein sequence is MQAQTATRQHNIGGSLRFNGIGKSFPGVQALANISFVAHPGQVHALMGENGAGKSTLLKILGGAYIPSNGDLQIGEQTMAFKGTADSIASGVAVIHQELHLVPEMTVAENLFLGHLPARFGLVNRGLLRKQALTLLKGLADEIDPQEKVGRLSLGQRQLVEIAKALSRGAHVIAFDEPTSSLSAREIDRLMAIISQLRDEGKVVLYVSHRMEEVFRICNAVTVFKDGRYVRTFENMSELTHDQLVTCMVGRDIQDIYDYRPRERGDVALQVNSLLGPGLREAVSFQVHKGEILGLFGLVGAGRTELLRLLSGLERHREGSLVLHGKELKLRSPRDAIAAGVLLCPEDRKKEGIIPLSSVGENINISARPSHSALGCLLRGDWERGNADKQIKSLKVKTPAASQKIMYLSGGNQQKAILGRWLSMPMKVLLLDEPTRGIDIGAKAEIYQIIHNLAAEGIAVIVVSSDLMEVMGISDRILVLCEGAMRGELPRDEANESNLLQLALPRQRVADAAN, encoded by the coding sequence ATGCAAGCGCAAACAGCGACACGGCAACACAACATCGGCGGCAGCTTGCGATTCAACGGGATCGGCAAGTCCTTTCCCGGCGTGCAGGCCCTGGCCAATATCAGTTTCGTTGCCCATCCGGGGCAAGTCCATGCCTTGATGGGTGAAAACGGCGCTGGCAAGTCCACGCTGCTCAAGATCCTGGGCGGCGCCTACATCCCGAGCAACGGCGACTTGCAGATTGGCGAGCAGACGATGGCGTTCAAAGGCACCGCCGACAGCATCGCCAGCGGTGTGGCGGTGATTCACCAGGAGCTGCACCTGGTGCCGGAAATGACCGTCGCGGAAAACCTGTTTCTCGGCCATTTGCCGGCGCGGTTCGGCCTGGTCAATCGTGGGCTGCTGCGCAAGCAGGCGTTGACGCTGCTAAAAGGCCTGGCCGATGAAATCGACCCGCAGGAAAAAGTCGGTCGCCTGTCCCTCGGCCAGCGCCAGCTGGTGGAAATCGCCAAGGCCTTGTCCCGTGGCGCCCACGTCATAGCCTTCGACGAACCCACCAGCAGCCTGTCGGCCCGGGAAATCGACCGCTTGATGGCGATCATCAGCCAGCTGCGGGACGAGGGCAAAGTGGTGCTCTACGTCAGCCACCGCATGGAAGAGGTGTTCCGTATCTGTAATGCGGTGACGGTGTTCAAGGACGGTCGTTATGTGCGGACCTTCGAGAACATGAGCGAGTTGACCCATGATCAACTCGTCACGTGCATGGTCGGTCGCGATATCCAGGACATCTATGACTACCGTCCTCGGGAGCGCGGCGATGTGGCGCTGCAAGTAAATAGCCTGCTGGGGCCGGGCTTGCGCGAGGCGGTGAGTTTCCAGGTGCACAAGGGCGAGATCCTCGGCTTGTTCGGGCTGGTCGGCGCCGGTCGTACCGAGCTGCTGCGCTTGCTCAGTGGCTTGGAGCGTCACCGCGAGGGCAGCCTCGTGCTGCACGGCAAGGAACTGAAGCTGCGTTCACCAAGGGATGCCATCGCCGCTGGCGTGCTGCTCTGCCCGGAAGACCGCAAGAAGGAAGGCATCATCCCGTTGAGCAGCGTGGGCGAGAACATCAACATCAGTGCACGCCCGTCTCATTCCGCGTTGGGCTGCCTGTTGCGTGGCGACTGGGAGCGGGGCAATGCCGACAAGCAGATCAAGTCGCTGAAAGTGAAGACCCCGGCGGCGAGCCAGAAAATCATGTACCTGTCCGGCGGCAACCAGCAGAAGGCGATTCTTGGTCGCTGGCTGTCGATGCCGATGAAAGTCCTGCTATTGGACGAGCCCACTCGTGGCATCGACATCGGCGCCAAGGCGGAGATCTATCAGATTATCCACAACCTGGCGGCCGAGGGCATTGCGGTGATTGTGGTGTCCAGCGACTTGATGGAAGTGATGGGCATTTCCGACCGAATCCTGGTGCTCTGCGAAGGGGCCATGCGCGGCGAGCTGCCGCGTGACGAGGCCAACGAATCCAACCTGCTGCAACTGGCGCTGCCGCGCCAACGCGTTGCCGACGCGGCGAACTGA
- a CDS encoding substrate-binding domain-containing protein, with amino-acid sequence MNHRRGIRSLCRAALAVTAVSLSTSLLAADPVKIGFLVKQAEEPWFQTEWAFAEKASKDKGFELIKIAVPDGEKTLSAIDSLAANGAKGFVICPPDVSLGPAIVAKAKLNDMKVIAVDDRFVGSDGKFMEDVPYLGMAAFEVGQKQGGAMAAEAKKRGWDWKDTYAVINTYNELDTGKKRTDGSVDALKKAGMPADHILYAALKTLDVPGSMDSTNSALVKLPSAAKNLIIGGMNDNTVLGGVRATEAAGFKAANVIGIGINGTDAIGELKKPDSGFFGSMLPSPHIEGYKTAEMMYEWITTGKEPPKYTAMDEVTLITRENFKQELEKIGLWN; translated from the coding sequence ATGAATCATCGTCGTGGGATCCGTTCCCTGTGTCGCGCCGCCCTGGCGGTTACCGCGGTCAGCCTCAGCACCAGCTTGCTGGCGGCCGATCCCGTAAAAATCGGTTTCCTGGTCAAGCAGGCCGAGGAGCCCTGGTTCCAGACCGAGTGGGCGTTCGCCGAGAAGGCGAGCAAGGACAAGGGCTTCGAGTTGATCAAGATCGCCGTGCCCGACGGCGAAAAGACCCTTTCCGCTATCGACAGCCTTGCCGCCAACGGTGCCAAGGGCTTCGTCATCTGCCCGCCGGACGTATCCCTCGGCCCGGCCATTGTGGCCAAGGCCAAGCTCAATGACATGAAAGTGATCGCCGTCGACGACCGCTTCGTCGGTTCCGATGGCAAGTTCATGGAGGACGTACCGTACCTGGGCATGGCGGCGTTCGAAGTGGGCCAGAAGCAGGGCGGCGCCATGGCGGCTGAGGCGAAAAAACGCGGCTGGGATTGGAAAGACACCTATGCCGTCATCAACACCTATAACGAACTGGACACTGGCAAGAAGCGCACCGACGGTTCGGTCGATGCCCTGAAGAAGGCTGGCATGCCGGCAGACCATATTCTCTATGCGGCGCTGAAGACCCTCGACGTACCCGGCAGCATGGACTCCACCAACTCGGCCTTGGTAAAGCTGCCAAGCGCCGCGAAGAACCTGATCATCGGTGGCATGAATGACAACACCGTGCTGGGCGGCGTGCGCGCCACCGAAGCCGCCGGGTTCAAGGCCGCCAATGTGATCGGCATCGGCATCAACGGCACCGACGCCATCGGTGAATTGAAGAAACCTGACAGCGGCTTCTTCGGTTCGATGCTGCCAAGCCCGCACATTGAAGGCTACAAGACCGCCGAAATGATGTACGAGTGGATCACCACCGGCAAGGAACCGCCGAAGTACACCGCCATGGACGAGGTGACCCTGATCACCCGGGAGAACTTCAAGCAAGAGCTGGAAAAGATCGGCCTGTGGAACTGA
- a CDS encoding SDR family oxidoreductase, with product MAEPLVLPPVPEPPKGERLKDKVVLLTGAAQGIGEAIVAAFASQRARLVISDIQAQKVEAVAAHWRERGADVQALQADVSKPQDLQAMARRAVELHGRIDVLVNCAGVNVFRDPLEMSEEDWRRCFAIDLDGAWYGCKAVLPQMIEQGVGSIINIASVHSSHIIPGCFPYPVAKHGLLGLTRALGIEYAPKGVRVNAIAPGYIETQLNVDYWNGFADPHAERQRALDLHPPRRVGQPIEVAMTAVFLASDEAPFINASCITIDGGRSVMYHD from the coding sequence ATGGCTGAGCCCTTGGTCTTGCCACCCGTGCCGGAGCCACCGAAGGGTGAGCGCCTGAAAGACAAGGTCGTGCTGTTGACCGGTGCCGCCCAAGGCATTGGCGAGGCCATCGTCGCGGCGTTCGCGTCGCAACGGGCCCGGCTGGTCATCAGTGATATCCAGGCGCAGAAGGTCGAGGCGGTGGCCGCCCACTGGCGTGAACGCGGGGCCGATGTGCAAGCGCTGCAGGCCGATGTGTCGAAGCCGCAGGACTTGCAGGCCATGGCCCGTCGCGCCGTCGAGCTGCACGGTCGCATCGATGTGTTGGTCAACTGTGCTGGCGTCAATGTCTTCCGTGACCCGCTGGAAATGAGCGAAGAGGACTGGCGTCGCTGCTTCGCCATCGATCTGGATGGCGCCTGGTACGGCTGCAAGGCGGTGTTGCCACAAATGATCGAGCAGGGCGTGGGCAGCATCATCAACATTGCCTCGGTCCATTCGTCCCACATCATTCCCGGCTGTTTCCCTTACCCGGTGGCCAAGCATGGCCTGCTCGGCCTGACCCGCGCCCTGGGCATCGAATACGCACCCAAAGGGGTACGCGTCAACGCCATCGCGCCGGGTTACATCGAAACCCAACTGAACGTCGACTACTGGAACGGCTTTGCCGATCCACATGCCGAACGCCAGCGTGCGCTGGATTTGCACCCGCCACGGCGCGTCGGGCAACCGATCGAAGTGGCAATGACGGCCGTGTTCCTGGCCAGTGACGAAGCACCGTTTATCAATGCCTCATGCATCACCATCGATGGGGGACGTTCGGTCATGTACCACGACTGA
- a CDS encoding SMP-30/gluconolactonase/LRE family protein, with amino-acid sequence MKWTAVTEHRAKLGEGPFWDEPTQALYWVDIAGKQALRLIGANVQIWQMPEHVSAFIPTQSGDALVTLSSGVYRLDLDSPGLEPRLTLLCMADPQPGNRANEARCDALGQLWLGTMQNNIGDEGEDLPVERRSGGLFRVTGDGRVMPLLRARGIPNTLLWSPDGTTVYFGESLDGTLYRHFIYPDGTLAPAEVWFGPHSRGGPDGSAMDARGYIWNARWDGSCLLRLDPDGQVDRVIELPISRPTSCVFGGEDLKTLYITSAASPLGHPLDGAVLSMRVDVPGVACTRFAG; translated from the coding sequence ATGAAGTGGACGGCTGTGACGGAACACCGGGCGAAGTTGGGCGAGGGGCCCTTCTGGGACGAGCCGACCCAGGCGTTGTATTGGGTCGATATCGCCGGCAAGCAGGCGCTGCGGTTGATCGGCGCCAACGTACAGATCTGGCAGATGCCCGAGCATGTGTCCGCTTTCATTCCGACCCAAAGTGGCGACGCGTTGGTGACCCTGAGCAGTGGCGTCTACCGCCTCGATCTTGATTCTCCGGGCCTGGAACCGCGCCTGACACTGCTGTGCATGGCCGACCCCCAGCCAGGCAATCGCGCCAATGAGGCCCGTTGCGACGCCCTGGGTCAGCTCTGGCTCGGCACCATGCAGAACAATATCGGTGACGAAGGTGAGGACTTGCCGGTCGAGCGGCGCTCCGGTGGGCTGTTTCGCGTCACCGGTGATGGCCGGGTCATGCCCTTGCTACGCGCGCGAGGCATTCCGAACACCTTGCTCTGGAGCCCCGATGGCACCACGGTGTATTTCGGCGAGAGCCTGGACGGCACGTTGTATCGGCACTTTATCTACCCTGATGGCACCCTGGCGCCCGCCGAGGTCTGGTTCGGCCCGCACTCGCGTGGCGGCCCGGATGGCTCGGCGATGGATGCCCGGGGCTATATCTGGAATGCCCGCTGGGACGGCAGTTGCCTGTTGCGGCTGGACCCGGACGGGCAGGTCGATCGGGTGATCGAACTGCCCATCAGCCGCCCGACCAGTTGTGTGTTCGGCGGCGAAGACCTCAAGACGTTGTACATCACCAGCGCGGCGAGCCCATTGGGTCATCCGCTGGACGGTGCCGTGCTGTCGATGCGTGTCGATGTGCCTGGCGTGGCGTGTACAAGGTTTGCGGGGTGA
- a CDS encoding FadR/GntR family transcriptional regulator, producing MSSSFHASTVDWLGGWIAAGQVKPGQTIKVEADLGEQLGVSRTVIREAIKTLVAKGMLEVGPKVGTRVLPVRRWNLFDPQVVGWLSRSGLPENFVDDLLDLRRTIEPMAVRWACERATADQVQAIRLAYHALERAVDSGADYNRADQFFHECILAASHNQFIEQMVPALGALLAVSFEVSAADPDELRRTLPIHKDIADAIAARDAARGVWACMTLIDNADLAIKRFYPNVMAGRTDAAGQAGNGRFQ from the coding sequence ATGTCCAGCAGTTTTCATGCATCGACCGTCGATTGGCTGGGGGGCTGGATAGCCGCCGGCCAGGTCAAGCCTGGGCAGACCATCAAGGTCGAAGCGGACTTGGGCGAGCAACTGGGGGTCAGTCGTACGGTGATTCGCGAGGCGATCAAGACCCTGGTGGCCAAAGGCATGCTGGAAGTCGGGCCGAAAGTCGGCACGCGGGTGTTGCCGGTGCGACGCTGGAACCTGTTCGACCCCCAAGTGGTTGGCTGGCTGTCACGCAGCGGCCTGCCGGAAAATTTTGTCGATGACTTGCTGGATCTGCGTCGCACCATCGAGCCGATGGCGGTGCGCTGGGCGTGCGAGCGGGCCACGGCCGATCAGGTGCAGGCGATCCGCCTGGCCTACCATGCGCTGGAGCGGGCGGTGGACAGCGGCGCCGATTACAACCGTGCCGACCAGTTTTTCCATGAGTGCATCCTCGCTGCCAGCCATAATCAGTTCATCGAGCAAATGGTCCCGGCCCTTGGTGCGTTGCTGGCGGTGTCGTTCGAAGTATCGGCGGCCGACCCGGATGAGCTGCGCCGCACCTTGCCCATCCACAAGGACATCGCCGACGCCATCGCCGCCCGTGACGCGGCGCGGGGCGTCTGGGCCTGCATGACCCTGATCGATAACGCTGACCTGGCCATCAAACGCTTTTACCCCAATGTCATGGCCGGTCGAACAGACGCCGCCGGGCAAGCCGGGAACGGGAGGTTTCAATGA
- a CDS encoding DUF1285 domain-containing protein: MSGPQKANDLLGQIPKTKGLPPVHLWNPDFCGDIDMRIARDGTWYYLGTPIGRKPMVKLFSTIIRRDGDDYFLITPVEKVGIKVDDAPFVAVTLEVQGQGEGQLLRFTTNVEETTEAGAEHPLRVVIDPQTQEPAPYVHVRSNLEALIHRNVFYQLVELAVSREIDGQRWLGVWSSGEFFPIGLEP; the protein is encoded by the coding sequence ATGAGCGGACCGCAAAAAGCCAATGATTTGCTGGGGCAGATTCCCAAGACCAAAGGCCTTCCGCCGGTCCACTTGTGGAACCCCGACTTCTGCGGCGACATCGACATGCGCATTGCCCGGGATGGCACCTGGTACTACTTGGGCACGCCCATCGGGCGAAAGCCGATGGTCAAGCTGTTCTCCACCATCATCCGCCGCGACGGCGATGATTACTTCCTGATTACCCCCGTGGAAAAAGTCGGCATCAAGGTCGATGACGCGCCGTTCGTGGCCGTGACCCTTGAGGTCCAAGGGCAGGGGGAGGGGCAGTTGTTGCGCTTCACCACCAATGTCGAGGAAACCACTGAGGCTGGCGCCGAGCATCCGCTGCGGGTGGTGATCGATCCCCAGACCCAAGAGCCAGCGCCCTACGTGCATGTGCGCAGCAATCTCGAAGCGCTGATTCATCGCAATGTGTTCTACCAACTGGTGGAGCTGGCGGTCAGCCGCGAGATCGACGGGCAGCGCTGGTTGGGCGTATGGAGCAGCGGCGAGTTTTTCCCCATCGGCCTGGAACCGTAA
- a CDS encoding DUF4823 domain-containing protein: MRSLVLLLAVLALGGCMNVSDMGEGVRYHMSDAGLLDHSDSRRVNNLRIQPDSFIYIAQGAFAPPGSAYPRPNIVAEEAFNGFIEYFPMVRRARVPEGLDQAMGEARSAGAHYLLYTRFAKADNRIGNSDEWLDEEAVDRLGVDTSVIQIMLIETSTQYLIDTARIKSRGGLLTWHDKQPQDLIATPLREYARSLLGMSDE; encoded by the coding sequence ATGCGTAGCCTGGTTTTGCTGCTGGCCGTTTTGGCGCTTGGTGGCTGCATGAATGTCAGCGACATGGGAGAGGGTGTTCGTTATCACATGAGCGACGCCGGCCTGCTGGACCATAGCGACAGCCGTCGTGTGAACAACCTGCGTATTCAGCCCGACTCGTTCATCTACATCGCCCAGGGGGCTTTCGCTCCGCCAGGCAGTGCTTATCCGCGTCCCAACATCGTGGCCGAAGAAGCCTTCAATGGCTTCATCGAATATTTTCCCATGGTCCGTCGCGCCCGCGTTCCCGAAGGCCTCGACCAGGCCATGGGCGAAGCCCGTTCCGCCGGTGCCCATTATTTGCTGTACACCCGCTTCGCCAAGGCCGACAACCGCATTGGCAACTCCGACGAATGGCTGGATGAAGAAGCCGTGGATCGCCTGGGTGTGGATACCAGCGTGATTCAAATCATGTTGATCGAGACCAGCACCCAGTATTTGATTGATACTGCACGTATCAAGAGTCGTGGCGGTTTACTGACGTGGCACGACAAGCAGCCCCAAGACCTCATCGCCACGCCTTTGCGTGAGTATGCCCGCAGCCTGCTGGGGATGAGCGACGAATAA
- a CDS encoding GTP 3',8-cyclase MoaA: protein MIVDRQGRRFRNLRISLTSACNYACTYCVPDGKRLVAAQDELSAEAMARGVAYLIEAAGIERLRITGGEPLVSPKLERFMMAVGQMGLEDISLTTNGQLLAKKLPLLVDAGIRRINVSLDTLDPAAFRSIARGGDLATVLDGMEQARATGMMIKVNMVPLRGQNLDQVMPLLEYCLERGYELRFIELMRMGHLASDSNAFLQQFVSLQQLLSLIGDQYEYLQADAPVDATAVRYEIPGLGHFGVIANESVPFCRTCSRLRLSSTGWLHGCLSSSNRHFVGDLLDKPRHQALPALQRLLVKALGDKQEVAFSGGATIMKIIGG from the coding sequence ATGATCGTTGACCGTCAAGGCAGGCGTTTCCGTAATCTGCGGATCAGCCTGACCTCCGCCTGCAATTACGCCTGTACCTACTGCGTGCCTGACGGCAAGCGGCTGGTGGCTGCGCAGGATGAACTGTCGGCCGAGGCCATGGCGCGCGGCGTGGCCTATTTGATCGAGGCCGCCGGTATCGAGCGGCTGCGCATCACTGGCGGCGAACCGTTGGTCAGCCCCAAGCTCGAGCGTTTCATGATGGCGGTGGGGCAGATGGGCCTGGAGGACATCAGCCTGACCACCAATGGTCAGTTGCTGGCGAAAAAACTGCCCTTGCTGGTGGATGCCGGTATCCGTCGCATCAACGTTTCCCTCGACACCCTGGACCCCGCCGCGTTTCGCAGTATCGCCCGTGGCGGCGACCTGGCGACCGTGCTCGACGGCATGGAGCAGGCCCGGGCCACCGGAATGATGATCAAGGTCAATATGGTGCCGTTGCGCGGGCAGAACCTGGACCAGGTGATGCCTTTGCTCGAATACTGCCTGGAACGTGGCTATGAGTTGCGTTTCATCGAGTTGATGCGCATGGGACACCTGGCCAGCGACTCCAACGCCTTCCTGCAACAGTTCGTCAGCCTCCAGCAATTGCTCAGCCTGATTGGCGATCAGTACGAATACCTGCAAGCCGATGCGCCAGTGGATGCCACGGCGGTGCGCTATGAGATACCAGGGCTGGGGCACTTTGGCGTGATCGCCAACGAAAGCGTGCCTTTTTGCCGTACCTGTTCGCGCCTGCGGTTGTCTTCCACCGGCTGGCTGCACGGCTGCCTGTCGTCGAGTAACCGTCACTTCGTCGGCGACCTGTTGGACAAGCCACGCCACCAGGCCTTGCCGGCGCTTCAGCGCTTGTTGGTCAAGGCGCTGGGGGACAAACAGGAAGTGGCATTCTCCGGCGGGGCAACCATTATGAAAATCATCGGCGGCTGA
- a CDS encoding TetR/AcrR family transcriptional regulator yields MHKEPRKVREFRRREQEILDTALKLFLDQGEDSVTVEMIADAVGIGKGTIYKHFKSKAEIYLRLMLDYERDLNELLHSADVDKDKEALSRAYFEFRMRDPQRYRLFDRLEEKVVKGNQVPEMVEELHKIRASNFERLTLLIKGRISEGKLEDVPPYFHYCAAWALVHGAVALYHSPFWSNVLEDQEGFFQFLMDIGVRMGNKRKRDTDVPSS; encoded by the coding sequence ATGCACAAAGAACCCCGTAAGGTCCGTGAGTTTCGCCGCCGCGAGCAGGAAATTCTCGACACCGCGCTCAAGTTGTTCCTCGACCAGGGTGAAGACAGTGTCACCGTCGAGATGATTGCGGATGCCGTGGGTATCGGCAAAGGCACGATTTATAAACATTTCAAATCCAAGGCGGAGATTTACCTGCGCCTGATGCTCGACTACGAGCGCGATTTGAACGAGCTGCTGCATTCGGCCGATGTAGACAAGGACAAGGAGGCGCTGTCCCGGGCCTACTTCGAGTTCCGCATGCGTGACCCGCAGCGCTACCGCTTGTTCGATCGCTTGGAAGAGAAGGTGGTCAAGGGCAACCAGGTGCCGGAGATGGTCGAGGAGTTGCACAAGATCCGCGCCTCGAACTTCGAACGCCTGACCCTGCTGATCAAGGGTCGGATCAGCGAAGGCAAGCTCGAAGACGTGCCGCCTTATTTCCATTACTGCGCTGCCTGGGCGCTGGTGCACGGCGCGGTGGCGCTGTATCACTCGCCGTTCTGGAGCAATGTGCTGGAAGACCAGGAGGGTTTCTTCCAGTTCCTGATGGACATTGGCGTGCGCATGGGCAACAAGCGCAAGCGCGATACCGACGTCCCGAGCAGCTAA
- a CDS encoding TatD family hydrolase, translating to MLVDSHCHLDRLDLAAHGGSLDAALDAARERGVGHFLCIGVSADNAADVKALAERYADVDCSVGIHPLDVQPDAAPALDWLLRELDHPRVVAIGETGLDYHYEPEAADVQQASFRLHLEAARQTGKPVIIHTRGARADTLALLRDAALPQAGVLHCFTEDWDMAKAALDMGYYISLSGIVTFRNADALRDVAGKVPADRLLVETDSPYLAPIPYRGKPNLPQYVREVAEFLAMLRGESYERFAEQTTENFKRLFALAHVRPAQA from the coding sequence ATGCTTGTAGATTCCCATTGTCACCTTGACCGTCTCGACCTCGCTGCCCATGGCGGTTCCCTGGATGCTGCGCTGGACGCGGCCCGTGAACGGGGTGTCGGTCACTTCCTGTGCATCGGCGTAAGCGCCGACAACGCCGCCGACGTCAAGGCTCTGGCCGAACGTTATGCCGATGTCGATTGCTCGGTCGGTATCCACCCGCTGGATGTCCAGCCCGACGCCGCGCCGGCGCTCGATTGGCTGTTGCGTGAGCTTGATCACCCACGGGTGGTCGCCATCGGCGAAACCGGCCTGGATTATCACTACGAACCGGAAGCCGCCGACGTGCAGCAGGCGTCGTTTCGGCTGCACCTGGAGGCTGCCCGGCAAACCGGCAAGCCGGTGATCATCCACACCCGTGGCGCCCGGGCCGACACCCTGGCCTTGCTGCGTGACGCCGCGCTGCCCCAGGCCGGGGTGCTGCATTGCTTCACCGAGGACTGGGACATGGCCAAGGCCGCCCTGGACATGGGCTATTACATTTCCTTGTCCGGGATTGTCACGTTCCGCAATGCCGATGCGTTGCGCGACGTTGCCGGCAAAGTGCCGGCTGATCGGCTCTTGGTGGAAACCGACTCGCCTTACCTGGCGCCTATTCCCTATCGCGGCAAGCCGAACCTTCCGCAATACGTACGGGAAGTGGCAGAGTTTCTGGCGATGCTGCGCGGCGAGTCCTACGAGCGGTTTGCCGAACAGACCACGGAGAATTTTAAGCGGTTGTTTGCGCTGGCTCACGTGCGTCCTGCGCAGGCCTGA
- a CDS encoding PilZ domain-containing protein, whose protein sequence is MNEPVSPGPRNGILSLTIKDKSVLYAAYMPFIKNGGLFIPTNKNYRLGDEVFMLLSLMDESEKIPVAGKVIWMTPKGAQGNRAAGVGVQFSDGDNSARNQIETHLAGSLKSDRPTHTM, encoded by the coding sequence ATGAACGAACCTGTCAGCCCCGGGCCACGCAACGGCATCCTGTCCCTGACTATCAAGGACAAGTCGGTGCTCTACGCCGCCTACATGCCCTTCATCAAGAACGGCGGCCTGTTCATTCCCACCAACAAGAATTATCGCCTGGGCGATGAAGTGTTCATGCTCTTGAGCCTGATGGATGAATCGGAAAAGATCCCGGTCGCCGGCAAGGTGATCTGGATGACCCCCAAAGGCGCCCAGGGCAACCGGGCCGCCGGCGTCGGCGTGCAATTCAGCGACGGCGACAATTCAGCCCGCAATCAGATCGAAACCCACTTGGCCGGCTCGCTGAAGTCCGACCGTCCCACTCATACGATGTAG